The proteins below are encoded in one region of Pongo pygmaeus isolate AG05252 chromosome 20, NHGRI_mPonPyg2-v2.0_pri, whole genome shotgun sequence:
- the ATP5F1D gene encoding ATP synthase subunit delta, mitochondrial, protein MLPAALLRRPGLGRLVRHARAYAEAAAAPAAASGPNQMSFTFASPTQVFFNGANVRQVDVPTLTGAFGILAAHVPTLQVLRPGLVVVHAEDGTTSKYFVSSGSIAVNADSSVQLLAEEAVTLDMLDLGAAKANLEKAQAELLGTADEATRAEIQIRIEANEALVKALE, encoded by the exons ATGCTGCCCGCCGCGCTGCTCCGCCGCCCGGGACTTGGCCGCCTCGTCCGCCACGCCCGTGCCTATGCCGAGGCCGCCGCCGCCCCGGCTGCCGCCTCTGGCCCCAACCAGATGTCCTTCACCTTCGCCTCTCCCACGCAG GTGTTCTTCAACGGTGCCAACGTCCGGCAGGTGGACGTGCCCACGCTGACCGGAGCCTTCGGCATCCTGGCGGCCCACGTGCCCACGCTGCAGGTCCTGCGGCCGGGgctggtggtggtgcatgcagaGGACGGCACCACCTCCAAATACTTTG TGAGCAGCGGTTCCATCGCAGTGAACGCCGACTCTTCAGTGCAGTTGTTGGCCGAAGAGGCCGTGACGCTGGACATGTTGGACCTGGGG GCAGCCAAGGCGAACTTGGAGAAGGCCCAGGCGGAGCTGTTGGGGACGGCTGACGAGGCCACGCGAGCAGAGATCCAGATCCGAATCGAGGCCAACGAGGCCCTGGTGAAGGCCCTGGAGTAG
- the MIDN gene encoding midnolin isoform X2 produces the protein MEPQPGGARSCRRGAPGGACELGPAAEAAPMSLAIHSTTGTRYDLAVPPDETVEGLRKRLSQRLKVPKERLALLHKDTRLSSGKLQEFGVGDGSKLTLVPTVEAGLMSQASRPEQSVMQALESLTETQPPAAPGPGRAGGGGFRKYRFILFKRPWHRQGPQSPERGGERPQVSDFLSGRSPLTLALRVGDHMMFVQLQLAAQHAPLQHRHVLAAAAAAAAAAAARGDPSIASPVSSPCRPVSSAARVPPVPTSPSPASPSPITAGSFRSHAASTTCPEMDCSPTASSSAGPGASTASTPGASPAPRSRKPGAVIESFVNHAPGVFSGTFSGTLHPNCQDSSGRPRRDIGTILQILNDLLSATRHYQGMPPSLAQLRCHAQCSPASPAPDLAARTTSCEKLAAAPPASLLQGQSQIRMCKPPGDRLRQTENRATRCKVERLQLLLQQKRLRRKARRDARGPYHWSPSRKAGRSDSSSSGGGGSPSEASGLGLDFEDSVWKPEVNPDIKSEFVVA, from the exons ATGGAGCCGCAGCCCGGCGGCGCCCGGAGCTGCCGGCGCGGTGCCCCCGGCGGCGCCTGCGAGCTGGGCCCGGCGGCCGAGGCGGCGCCCATGAGCCTGGCCATCCACAGCACCACGGGCACCCGCTACGACCTGGCCGTGCCGCCCGACGAGACGGTGGAGGGGCTGCGCAAGCGGTTGTCCCAGCGCCTCAAAGTGCCCAAGGAGCGCCTGGCGCTTCTCCACAAAGACAC CCGGCTCAGTTCGGGGAAGCTGCAGGAGTTCGGCGTGGGTGATGGCAGCAAGCTGACCTTGGTACCCACCGTGGAAGCGGGCCTCATG TCTCAGGCCTCAAGGCCGGAACAGTCTGTGATGCAAGCCCTCGAGAGTCTCACGGAGACGCAG CCCCCAGCGGCGcccgggccgggccgggctggCGGAGGAGGCTTCCGGAAATACAGATTCATTTTATTTAAGCGTCCGTGGCACCGACAGGGACCCCAGAGCCCAGAGAGGGGCGGCGAGAGGCCCCAG GTCAGTGACTTCCTGTCGGGCCGCTCGCCACTGACACTGGCCTTGCGTGTGGGCGATCACATGATGTTCGTGCAGCTGCAGCTTGCGGCCCAGCACGCTCCACTGCAACACCGCCATGTGCTGgccgccgcagccgccgccgccgccgccgctgctgcgCGGGGGGACCCCAGCATAGCCTCCCCCGTGTCCTCGCCCTGCCGGCCGGTGTCCAGTGCCGCCCGAGTCCCCCCAGTGCCCACCAGCCCGTCCCCTGCATCTCCCTCGCCCATCACAGCCGGCTCCTTCCGGTCCCACGCAGCCTCCACCACCTGCCCGGAG ATGGACTGCTCCCCCACGGCCAGCAGCAGTGCCGGTCCTGGTGCAAGCACCGCGTCTACCCCAGGGGCCAGCCCTGCCCCCCGCTCCCGAAAACCCGGCGCCGTCATCGAGAGCTTTGTGAATCATGCCCCGGGGGTCTTCTCAGGGACCTTCTCTG GCACGCTACACCCCAACTGCCAAGACAGCAGCGGGCGGCCGCGGCGTGACATCGGCACCATCCTGCAGATCCTGAACGACCTCCTGAGCGCCACCCGGCACTACCAGGGCATGCCCCCTTCGCTGGCCCAGCTCCGCTGCCACGCCCAGTGCTCCCCGGCCTCGCCGGCCCCCGACCTGGCCGCCAGAACTACCTCCTGCGAGAAGCTCGCGGCCGCccccccagcctccctgctgcAGGGCCAGAGCCAGATCCGCATGTGCAAGCCCCCGG GGGACCGGCTTCGGCAGACAGAAAACCGTGCCACGCGCTGCAAGGTGGAACGGCTGCAGCTGCTCCTGCAGCAGAAACGGCTCCGTAGAAAGGCCCGGCGGGACGCGCGGGGTCCGTACCACTGGTCACCCAGCCGCAAGGCCGGCCGCAGCGACAGCAGTAGCAGCGGAGGCGGCGGCAGCCCCAGCGAGGCCTCCGGCCTGGGCCTCGACTTCGAGGACTCCGTGTGGAAGCCAGAAGTCAACCCTGACATCAAGTCAGAGTTCGTGGTGGCTTAG
- the MIDN gene encoding midnolin isoform X1, translating to MEPQPGGARSCRRGAPGGACELGPAAEAAPMSLAIHSTTGTRYDLAVPPDETVEGLRKRLSQRLKVPKERLALLHKDTRLSSGKLQEFGVGDGSKLTLVPTVEAGLMSQASRPEQSVMQALESLTETQPPAAPGPGRAGGGGFRKYRFILFKRPWHRQGPQSPERGGERPQVSDFLSGRSPLTLALRVGDHMMFVQLQLAAQHAPLQHRHVLAAAAAAAAAAAARGDPSIASPVSSPCRPVSSAARVPPVPTSPSPASPSPITAGSFRSHAASTTCPEQMDCSPTASSSAGPGASTASTPGASPAPRSRKPGAVIESFVNHAPGVFSGTFSGTLHPNCQDSSGRPRRDIGTILQILNDLLSATRHYQGMPPSLAQLRCHAQCSPASPAPDLAARTTSCEKLAAAPPASLLQGQSQIRMCKPPGDRLRQTENRATRCKVERLQLLLQQKRLRRKARRDARGPYHWSPSRKAGRSDSSSSGGGGSPSEASGLGLDFEDSVWKPEVNPDIKSEFVVA from the exons ATGGAGCCGCAGCCCGGCGGCGCCCGGAGCTGCCGGCGCGGTGCCCCCGGCGGCGCCTGCGAGCTGGGCCCGGCGGCCGAGGCGGCGCCCATGAGCCTGGCCATCCACAGCACCACGGGCACCCGCTACGACCTGGCCGTGCCGCCCGACGAGACGGTGGAGGGGCTGCGCAAGCGGTTGTCCCAGCGCCTCAAAGTGCCCAAGGAGCGCCTGGCGCTTCTCCACAAAGACAC CCGGCTCAGTTCGGGGAAGCTGCAGGAGTTCGGCGTGGGTGATGGCAGCAAGCTGACCTTGGTACCCACCGTGGAAGCGGGCCTCATG TCTCAGGCCTCAAGGCCGGAACAGTCTGTGATGCAAGCCCTCGAGAGTCTCACGGAGACGCAG CCCCCAGCGGCGcccgggccgggccgggctggCGGAGGAGGCTTCCGGAAATACAGATTCATTTTATTTAAGCGTCCGTGGCACCGACAGGGACCCCAGAGCCCAGAGAGGGGCGGCGAGAGGCCCCAG GTCAGTGACTTCCTGTCGGGCCGCTCGCCACTGACACTGGCCTTGCGTGTGGGCGATCACATGATGTTCGTGCAGCTGCAGCTTGCGGCCCAGCACGCTCCACTGCAACACCGCCATGTGCTGgccgccgcagccgccgccgccgccgccgctgctgcgCGGGGGGACCCCAGCATAGCCTCCCCCGTGTCCTCGCCCTGCCGGCCGGTGTCCAGTGCCGCCCGAGTCCCCCCAGTGCCCACCAGCCCGTCCCCTGCATCTCCCTCGCCCATCACAGCCGGCTCCTTCCGGTCCCACGCAGCCTCCACCACCTGCCCGGAG CAGATGGACTGCTCCCCCACGGCCAGCAGCAGTGCCGGTCCTGGTGCAAGCACCGCGTCTACCCCAGGGGCCAGCCCTGCCCCCCGCTCCCGAAAACCCGGCGCCGTCATCGAGAGCTTTGTGAATCATGCCCCGGGGGTCTTCTCAGGGACCTTCTCTG GCACGCTACACCCCAACTGCCAAGACAGCAGCGGGCGGCCGCGGCGTGACATCGGCACCATCCTGCAGATCCTGAACGACCTCCTGAGCGCCACCCGGCACTACCAGGGCATGCCCCCTTCGCTGGCCCAGCTCCGCTGCCACGCCCAGTGCTCCCCGGCCTCGCCGGCCCCCGACCTGGCCGCCAGAACTACCTCCTGCGAGAAGCTCGCGGCCGCccccccagcctccctgctgcAGGGCCAGAGCCAGATCCGCATGTGCAAGCCCCCGG GGGACCGGCTTCGGCAGACAGAAAACCGTGCCACGCGCTGCAAGGTGGAACGGCTGCAGCTGCTCCTGCAGCAGAAACGGCTCCGTAGAAAGGCCCGGCGGGACGCGCGGGGTCCGTACCACTGGTCACCCAGCCGCAAGGCCGGCCGCAGCGACAGCAGTAGCAGCGGAGGCGGCGGCAGCCCCAGCGAGGCCTCCGGCCTGGGCCTCGACTTCGAGGACTCCGTGTGGAAGCCAGAAGTCAACCCTGACATCAAGTCAGAGTTCGTGGTGGCTTAG
- the MIDN gene encoding midnolin isoform X4: MEPQPGGARSCRRGAPGGACELGPAAEAAPMSLAIHSTTGTRYDLAVPPDETVEGLRKRLSQRLKVPKERLALLHKDTRLSSGKLQEFGVGDGSKLTLVPTVEAGLMSQASRPEQSVMQALESLTETQVSDFLSGRSPLTLALRVGDHMMFVQLQLAAQHAPLQHRHVLAAAAAAAAAAAARGDPSIASPVSSPCRPVSSAARVPPVPTSPSPASPSPITAGSFRSHAASTTCPEMDCSPTASSSAGPGASTASTPGASPAPRSRKPGAVIESFVNHAPGVFSGTFSGTLHPNCQDSSGRPRRDIGTILQILNDLLSATRHYQGMPPSLAQLRCHAQCSPASPAPDLAARTTSCEKLAAAPPASLLQGQSQIRMCKPPGDRLRQTENRATRCKVERLQLLLQQKRLRRKARRDARGPYHWSPSRKAGRSDSSSSGGGGSPSEASGLGLDFEDSVWKPEVNPDIKSEFVVA, from the exons ATGGAGCCGCAGCCCGGCGGCGCCCGGAGCTGCCGGCGCGGTGCCCCCGGCGGCGCCTGCGAGCTGGGCCCGGCGGCCGAGGCGGCGCCCATGAGCCTGGCCATCCACAGCACCACGGGCACCCGCTACGACCTGGCCGTGCCGCCCGACGAGACGGTGGAGGGGCTGCGCAAGCGGTTGTCCCAGCGCCTCAAAGTGCCCAAGGAGCGCCTGGCGCTTCTCCACAAAGACAC CCGGCTCAGTTCGGGGAAGCTGCAGGAGTTCGGCGTGGGTGATGGCAGCAAGCTGACCTTGGTACCCACCGTGGAAGCGGGCCTCATG TCTCAGGCCTCAAGGCCGGAACAGTCTGTGATGCAAGCCCTCGAGAGTCTCACGGAGACGCAG GTCAGTGACTTCCTGTCGGGCCGCTCGCCACTGACACTGGCCTTGCGTGTGGGCGATCACATGATGTTCGTGCAGCTGCAGCTTGCGGCCCAGCACGCTCCACTGCAACACCGCCATGTGCTGgccgccgcagccgccgccgccgccgccgctgctgcgCGGGGGGACCCCAGCATAGCCTCCCCCGTGTCCTCGCCCTGCCGGCCGGTGTCCAGTGCCGCCCGAGTCCCCCCAGTGCCCACCAGCCCGTCCCCTGCATCTCCCTCGCCCATCACAGCCGGCTCCTTCCGGTCCCACGCAGCCTCCACCACCTGCCCGGAG ATGGACTGCTCCCCCACGGCCAGCAGCAGTGCCGGTCCTGGTGCAAGCACCGCGTCTACCCCAGGGGCCAGCCCTGCCCCCCGCTCCCGAAAACCCGGCGCCGTCATCGAGAGCTTTGTGAATCATGCCCCGGGGGTCTTCTCAGGGACCTTCTCTG GCACGCTACACCCCAACTGCCAAGACAGCAGCGGGCGGCCGCGGCGTGACATCGGCACCATCCTGCAGATCCTGAACGACCTCCTGAGCGCCACCCGGCACTACCAGGGCATGCCCCCTTCGCTGGCCCAGCTCCGCTGCCACGCCCAGTGCTCCCCGGCCTCGCCGGCCCCCGACCTGGCCGCCAGAACTACCTCCTGCGAGAAGCTCGCGGCCGCccccccagcctccctgctgcAGGGCCAGAGCCAGATCCGCATGTGCAAGCCCCCGG GGGACCGGCTTCGGCAGACAGAAAACCGTGCCACGCGCTGCAAGGTGGAACGGCTGCAGCTGCTCCTGCAGCAGAAACGGCTCCGTAGAAAGGCCCGGCGGGACGCGCGGGGTCCGTACCACTGGTCACCCAGCCGCAAGGCCGGCCGCAGCGACAGCAGTAGCAGCGGAGGCGGCGGCAGCCCCAGCGAGGCCTCCGGCCTGGGCCTCGACTTCGAGGACTCCGTGTGGAAGCCAGAAGTCAACCCTGACATCAAGTCAGAGTTCGTGGTGGCTTAG
- the MIDN gene encoding midnolin isoform X3 — protein MEPQPGGARSCRRGAPGGACELGPAAEAAPMSLAIHSTTGTRYDLAVPPDETVEGLRKRLSQRLKVPKERLALLHKDTRLSSGKLQEFGVGDGSKLTLVPTVEAGLMSQASRPEQSVMQALESLTETQVSDFLSGRSPLTLALRVGDHMMFVQLQLAAQHAPLQHRHVLAAAAAAAAAAAARGDPSIASPVSSPCRPVSSAARVPPVPTSPSPASPSPITAGSFRSHAASTTCPEQMDCSPTASSSAGPGASTASTPGASPAPRSRKPGAVIESFVNHAPGVFSGTFSGTLHPNCQDSSGRPRRDIGTILQILNDLLSATRHYQGMPPSLAQLRCHAQCSPASPAPDLAARTTSCEKLAAAPPASLLQGQSQIRMCKPPGDRLRQTENRATRCKVERLQLLLQQKRLRRKARRDARGPYHWSPSRKAGRSDSSSSGGGGSPSEASGLGLDFEDSVWKPEVNPDIKSEFVVA, from the exons ATGGAGCCGCAGCCCGGCGGCGCCCGGAGCTGCCGGCGCGGTGCCCCCGGCGGCGCCTGCGAGCTGGGCCCGGCGGCCGAGGCGGCGCCCATGAGCCTGGCCATCCACAGCACCACGGGCACCCGCTACGACCTGGCCGTGCCGCCCGACGAGACGGTGGAGGGGCTGCGCAAGCGGTTGTCCCAGCGCCTCAAAGTGCCCAAGGAGCGCCTGGCGCTTCTCCACAAAGACAC CCGGCTCAGTTCGGGGAAGCTGCAGGAGTTCGGCGTGGGTGATGGCAGCAAGCTGACCTTGGTACCCACCGTGGAAGCGGGCCTCATG TCTCAGGCCTCAAGGCCGGAACAGTCTGTGATGCAAGCCCTCGAGAGTCTCACGGAGACGCAG GTCAGTGACTTCCTGTCGGGCCGCTCGCCACTGACACTGGCCTTGCGTGTGGGCGATCACATGATGTTCGTGCAGCTGCAGCTTGCGGCCCAGCACGCTCCACTGCAACACCGCCATGTGCTGgccgccgcagccgccgccgccgccgccgctgctgcgCGGGGGGACCCCAGCATAGCCTCCCCCGTGTCCTCGCCCTGCCGGCCGGTGTCCAGTGCCGCCCGAGTCCCCCCAGTGCCCACCAGCCCGTCCCCTGCATCTCCCTCGCCCATCACAGCCGGCTCCTTCCGGTCCCACGCAGCCTCCACCACCTGCCCGGAG CAGATGGACTGCTCCCCCACGGCCAGCAGCAGTGCCGGTCCTGGTGCAAGCACCGCGTCTACCCCAGGGGCCAGCCCTGCCCCCCGCTCCCGAAAACCCGGCGCCGTCATCGAGAGCTTTGTGAATCATGCCCCGGGGGTCTTCTCAGGGACCTTCTCTG GCACGCTACACCCCAACTGCCAAGACAGCAGCGGGCGGCCGCGGCGTGACATCGGCACCATCCTGCAGATCCTGAACGACCTCCTGAGCGCCACCCGGCACTACCAGGGCATGCCCCCTTCGCTGGCCCAGCTCCGCTGCCACGCCCAGTGCTCCCCGGCCTCGCCGGCCCCCGACCTGGCCGCCAGAACTACCTCCTGCGAGAAGCTCGCGGCCGCccccccagcctccctgctgcAGGGCCAGAGCCAGATCCGCATGTGCAAGCCCCCGG GGGACCGGCTTCGGCAGACAGAAAACCGTGCCACGCGCTGCAAGGTGGAACGGCTGCAGCTGCTCCTGCAGCAGAAACGGCTCCGTAGAAAGGCCCGGCGGGACGCGCGGGGTCCGTACCACTGGTCACCCAGCCGCAAGGCCGGCCGCAGCGACAGCAGTAGCAGCGGAGGCGGCGGCAGCCCCAGCGAGGCCTCCGGCCTGGGCCTCGACTTCGAGGACTCCGTGTGGAAGCCAGAAGTCAACCCTGACATCAAGTCAGAGTTCGTGGTGGCTTAG